The following is a genomic window from Lysinibacillus sp. JNUCC-52.
AAGCAACTTCAACACTTGAGATGGATCGTCAAGAATCGGAAAATGCATTACATGTTTTAAATCCATTAACTCCACGGGAGCAAGATGTACTTGCAGAGCTTACAAAAGGAAAAAGTAATCGAGAAATTGCTTCATCTTTATTCGTTACTGAAAAAACAGTAAAAACGCATATTTCTAATATTTTTACGAAGCTACAAGTACAGGATCGAACACAAGCCGCTCTCTATGCAGTAAAGCATGGATTGACTGAAGGCAGCGGCCAGTAGGCAATCAATAAACGTGGCTGGGACAAAAGAGAAAAAGTGTTAGATTGACTGCAATCAATCTAACACTTTTTTGCTATGCCGTTGATGTCCGCTACGGCGGATGCTTTCCGCGGGCACCCCGTAAGCCGCAACCCTCGCTAACGCGCGGATTGTTGCGTCTTTCGTTGCGTGCGTTCCCGCAGGAGTCACCGCCTTCGCGACCATCAACTAGTGCACGCTGCTAATTTATTATTCTTACAAAAGAAAGAGATGTGGATTTCAGATAATCTAACACTTTTTTGCTATGCCGTTGATGTCCGCTATGGCGGGTGCTTTCCGCGGGCACCCCGTAAGCCGCAACCCTCGCTAACGCGCGGATTGTTGCGTCTTACGTTGCGTGCGTTCCCGCAGGAGTCACCGCCTTCGCTACCATCAACTAGTGCACGCTGCTAATTTATTATTCTTACAAAAGAAAGAGATGTGGATTTCAGATAATCTAACACTTTTTTGCTATGCTGTTGATGTCCGCTACGGCGGCTTTCCGCGGGCACCCCGTAAGCCGCAACCCTCGCTAACGCGCGGATTGTTGCGTCTTACGTTGCGTGCGTTCCCGCAGGAGTCACCGCCTTCGCTACTATCAACTAGTGCTATTTGAGAAAATTATCTATTGCTAAGGATAATGAATAGCTAAAGTTCTTTACCATAGTAAATAGCAGCAAAAAATACGAATGTTTTGCTACTGTTTCTAAATTTAAAAAGGTTGGCATGCTTTTCTTTCCATGTAATTTATTGATTATAACTAAATAATTTCTTCGACATTTCTAGTAAAGTGGAGCTCGGAGTAAGTGCTAAGTCTTCTTTTAATTTTTGTTCATAGGATAAAAAAATAGTGTATGCCTGTGTATGAAATCCCGCATTAATTAACAACTGTAAATATTGTTCAAGCTTATGGTCATTATAAGGATCAAACTCTATTAAACGTTTGAGATAGTCAATAGCTTTTTCCGTCTCAGTTGCTATGCTCGTTTGAAATCCTTTCTCTAATAACTCTATGTATGATTTAGTAAGCTTATCTCTATCAGAGGTAGCCCATTCATAATCATCAAATACGAGTAAGCCGTCCTTATAAATAGCAAGACATTGGTTAATTAATGTAATCGGAGGATAATCGGACTTCTTAAAATCATTAAAACAATCTTGGAATTCGTATAAATCACACAAAATATTTGGTTTCTCAAAAATGTAATATTTATTAGAAAATATTATACAGTTCGTATAGCCCATATTATTTAATGTTTTTCTTAAATAAGATAGTGCTGTATGAAGATTAGATTTGGCACGAACATAATCTAAATTAGGCCACAGAATTTCAATTAACACATCTCGATGAATAGGCATGTTAGGATGCAATATAAAATAGGCGAATAATTCTTTTGTTTTCTCCGTTTTAAAGGAAACGAGACTATTGTTGCTATAGGTAGCAAATTGATTAAAGCATTGGACGTTTAAAATCGTATTAGAAGTTTGTTGTACCAACTGTTGCATAGAAAATTCATGTTCAATACGTGATATTGTTTTTTGTAAGCGTGCTTGGCTAATCGGTTTAAGTAAATAATCAAGTCCTCCTATTTCATATGCTTGGATTGCAAATTCTGAATACGAAGTTATAAATATAACAATTACATGTGGATGATTGCTTTTTATAATATCAGCTACTTCAAGTCCATTCAGTTCATCAAGCTTTATTTCTAAAAAAATTACTTCAAATTCCAGTGATGGAAGGCTATTTAAGAATAGCTTTACACTAGTGAAGGTTTTGATAACCTCTATTTGTTGAAAGTTTTGTAGCTTATTTTGAAAATAGTGTAAAGCTAGAGGTTCATTGTCTATTAAAACGGCTCGAATCACATCAAAATCTCCTTTATACAATTAAATTGAAAACCATTAAACTCTAGTACATTGTTTTTGAAAAGGTCTCCCCATTAT
Proteins encoded in this region:
- a CDS encoding response regulator, with the protein product MIRAVLIDNEPLALHYFQNKLQNFQQIEVIKTFTSVKLFLNSLPSLEFEVIFLEIKLDELNGLEVADIIKSNHPHVIVIFITSYSEFAIQAYEIGGLDYLLKPISQARLQKTISRIEHEFSMQQLVQQTSNTILNVQCFNQFATYSNNSLVSFKTEKTKELFAYFILHPNMPIHRDVLIEILWPNLDYVRAKSNLHTALSYLRKTLNNMGYTNCIIFSNKYYIFEKPNILCDLYEFQDCFNDFKKSDYPPITLINQCLAIYKDGLLVFDDYEWATSDRDKLTKSYIELLEKGFQTSIATETEKAIDYLKRLIEFDPYNDHKLEQYLQLLINAGFHTQAYTIFLSYEQKLKEDLALTPSSTLLEMSKKLFSYNQ